From the genome of Streptomyces sp. NBC_01260, one region includes:
- the murJ gene encoding murein biosynthesis integral membrane protein MurJ has protein sequence MNAPYDGDRGQGTGGAGSSGGPPVPPGPEQVPPAPDPYLQAAYDYDPYRAQDLSAQDPVGEALYDRAAHPPPPPGTYQQPQPLYQQPPAAPYAPDPRIWAQTPPPEPDGPSRHLPYGDDAATTQFVGVDDLVTQASADRDEPDAFAHLFRDQEGPAGSPGPARPEPAPAPVPPKSGGGGRASGLLKSSAVMAAGTLVSRLTGFVRSLVITAALGAALLGDSFTIAYTLPTMIYILTVGGGLNSVFVPQLVRSMKDDEDGGEAYANRLLTLVMVALGLIVALAVFAAPWLIRLMSLPIANDPAANNVATTFARYCLPTIFFMGVHVVMGQILNARGKFGAMMWTPVLNNIVMIFTFGMFIWVYGTSHESHMGVQTIPPEGVRLLGIGTLLGLIVQSLAMIPYLREAGFRFRPRFDWKGHGLGKTVKLAKWTVLFVFANQAGVLIVTQLATAAGKESGRNGAGILAYSNAQLIWGMPQAIITVSVMAALLPRISRAAHDNDPGAVRDDISQGLRNSAVAIVPVAFTFLALGVPMCTLLYASSGPEAARSMGFILMAFGLGLIPYSVQYVVLRGFYAYEDTRTPFYNTVIVAVVNAAASAICYLVLPAQWAVVGMAGSYGLAYAVGVGIAWRRLRNRLGGDLDGAHVLRTYARLCLAAIPGAVIGGGVGFALLHVLGDGASGSLIALVCGGIVLLGVFVVAAKRMRIEEINGMVGMIRGRLGR, from the coding sequence ATGAACGCGCCGTACGACGGTGACCGCGGTCAGGGTACGGGCGGAGCTGGGTCTTCCGGCGGTCCTCCGGTGCCCCCTGGGCCGGAGCAGGTGCCACCGGCACCCGATCCGTATCTGCAGGCCGCGTACGACTACGACCCCTACCGGGCCCAGGACCTCTCGGCGCAGGATCCGGTGGGCGAGGCGTTGTACGACCGCGCCGCGCATCCGCCGCCGCCTCCTGGCACCTATCAGCAGCCCCAGCCGCTCTACCAGCAGCCGCCCGCGGCCCCGTACGCCCCCGACCCCCGGATCTGGGCACAGACCCCGCCGCCCGAGCCCGACGGTCCGTCCCGGCATCTGCCGTACGGCGACGACGCCGCGACCACCCAGTTCGTCGGCGTGGACGATCTCGTCACCCAGGCCTCGGCGGACCGCGACGAACCCGATGCGTTCGCCCACCTCTTCAGGGACCAGGAGGGCCCGGCGGGATCGCCCGGCCCGGCCAGGCCCGAGCCGGCCCCCGCACCCGTACCGCCGAAGTCCGGGGGCGGCGGCCGGGCCTCCGGCCTGCTGAAGTCCAGTGCGGTCATGGCGGCCGGCACCCTCGTCTCACGGCTCACCGGATTCGTACGCAGTCTGGTGATCACCGCGGCGCTCGGCGCGGCCCTGCTCGGCGACAGCTTCACCATCGCGTACACGCTGCCGACGATGATCTACATCCTCACCGTGGGCGGCGGCCTCAACTCGGTGTTCGTCCCCCAGCTCGTCCGCTCCATGAAGGACGACGAGGACGGCGGCGAGGCCTATGCGAACCGGCTGCTGACCCTCGTGATGGTCGCGCTCGGCCTGATCGTCGCCCTCGCCGTTTTCGCCGCGCCCTGGCTCATCCGGCTGATGTCGCTGCCGATCGCGAACGACCCCGCCGCCAACAACGTGGCCACCACCTTCGCCCGGTACTGCCTGCCCACCATCTTCTTCATGGGTGTGCACGTCGTGATGGGCCAGATCCTCAACGCCCGCGGAAAGTTCGGCGCGATGATGTGGACCCCGGTCCTCAACAACATCGTCATGATCTTCACCTTCGGCATGTTCATCTGGGTCTACGGCACCTCGCACGAGTCCCACATGGGCGTCCAGACGATCCCGCCGGAAGGTGTCCGGCTGCTGGGCATCGGCACCCTGCTGGGCCTGATCGTCCAGTCCCTGGCCATGATCCCGTACCTGCGCGAGGCCGGATTCCGGTTCCGGCCGCGCTTCGACTGGAAGGGCCACGGGCTCGGCAAGACGGTCAAGCTGGCGAAGTGGACGGTCCTGTTCGTCTTCGCCAACCAGGCCGGTGTCCTCATCGTCACCCAGCTCGCGACCGCGGCCGGCAAGGAGTCGGGCAGGAACGGGGCGGGCATCCTGGCCTATTCCAACGCCCAGCTGATCTGGGGCATGCCGCAAGCGATCATCACCGTCTCGGTCATGGCCGCCCTGCTGCCCCGTATCTCCCGTGCCGCACACGACAACGACCCCGGCGCGGTCCGCGACGACATCTCGCAGGGCCTGCGCAATTCCGCCGTGGCCATCGTGCCGGTCGCGTTCACGTTCCTCGCCCTGGGCGTTCCGATGTGCACGCTGCTCTATGCCTCCAGTGGCCCCGAGGCTGCCCGCTCCATGGGATTCATCCTGATGGCCTTCGGCCTCGGGCTGATCCCCTACTCGGTGCAGTACGTGGTGCTGCGAGGGTTCTACGCCTACGAGGACACCCGCACCCCCTTCTACAACACCGTCATCGTCGCCGTGGTCAACGCAGCCGCCTCGGCCATCTGCTACCTCGTTCTGCCCGCCCAGTGGGCCGTGGTCGGCATGGCGGGCTCCTACGGCCTCGCCTACGCCGTCGGCGTCGGCATCGCGTGGCGCCGGCTGCGCAACCGTCTGGGCGGCGATCTGGACGGCGCCCACGTCCTGCGCACCTACGCCCGGCTGTGCCTCGCCGCGATTCCTGGGGCAGTGATCGGCGGCGGCGTGGGATTCGCTCTTCTCCACGTGCTCGGCGACGGCGCCTCCGGCTCGCTCATCGCGTTGGTCTGCGGTGGGATCGTACTGCTGGGAGTCTTCGTCGTCGCGGCTAAGCGGATGCGGATCGAAGAGATCAACGGCATGGTCGGCATGATCCGGGGACGGCTCGGCCGCTGA